From Solwaraspora sp. WMMD1047, the proteins below share one genomic window:
- a CDS encoding WecB/TagA/CpsF family glycosyltransferase, which translates to MDILRRVRRDAEAHQHVASSTIVVADGKPLIWASRLAGDPLPARVPGSDLIWSLSGALAEQQRSIYLLGGEPGTAAQAEEVLRRTFPGLTVAGRMSPPFGFDTRPDQMTAICAEVARARPDLVFVGLGFPKQERLIARLRPLLPNAWFMGCGAAIGFVAGVHRRAPLWMQRTGLEWAHRLIAEPRRLARRYLLHDVPFAVRLLTESLQTRWGQAPPPPPPPLTRPPISPLPRQRRAAPTAGAEAADDRSEARPGESR; encoded by the coding sequence GTGGACATTCTCCGTCGAGTCCGGCGGGACGCGGAGGCGCATCAGCACGTCGCCTCCTCGACGATCGTGGTCGCCGACGGCAAGCCGCTCATCTGGGCGAGCCGGCTGGCCGGTGACCCGCTACCGGCCCGGGTGCCCGGTTCCGACCTGATCTGGAGCCTCAGCGGCGCCCTCGCCGAGCAGCAGCGCTCGATCTACCTGCTCGGCGGTGAACCGGGCACGGCGGCCCAGGCCGAAGAGGTACTGCGCAGGACCTTCCCCGGGCTCACCGTGGCCGGGCGGATGAGCCCACCGTTCGGCTTCGACACCCGGCCCGACCAGATGACGGCGATCTGCGCCGAGGTCGCCCGGGCCCGCCCGGATCTGGTCTTCGTCGGCCTCGGGTTCCCCAAGCAGGAACGGCTGATCGCCCGGCTCCGCCCGCTGCTGCCCAATGCCTGGTTCATGGGCTGCGGCGCGGCGATCGGCTTCGTGGCCGGGGTGCACCGACGGGCCCCGCTCTGGATGCAGCGAACCGGGTTGGAATGGGCGCACCGGCTGATCGCCGAGCCCCGCCGGCTCGCCCGCCGGTACCTGCTGCACGACGTACCGTTCGCGGTCCGGCTGCTCACCGAGAGCCTGCAGACCCGGTGGGGCCAGGCGCCGCCCCCGCCACCGCCCCCGCTCACCAGACCACCCATCTCCCCGCTGCCCCGACAGCGGCGGGCCGCACCGACGGCCGGCGCCGAGGCCGCCGACGACCGGTCCGAGGCCCGGCCGGGAGAGTCGCGATGA
- a CDS encoding glycosyltransferase, whose translation MTEILPGEARISVIMPAFNEGVGIGDTLRAMTESPLFGTDLQVIVAANGCTDDTVQIARSFGVQVVEVAEASKPAALNAADPIATGSVLIYQDADSRVDAGVLRRLAAAVERPGVEAAVPHPEIDVSGSGWPVRAFYAINARLPVFRGRLFGRGVIAISRTARQRFDRFPDITADDMFLDAVVAADEKVEIDDPVRVRAPRRLDDLIRRVARSRDGNDEFWRFVAATPPGYDLPADPVPGPSAWSWLRDVLLRAPWLLPAAVCYVAVVLLAERRRRAPDWNVRSGWGRSAPSEA comes from the coding sequence GTGACGGAGATCCTTCCCGGTGAGGCAAGGATCAGCGTAATCATGCCGGCTTTCAATGAAGGTGTCGGCATTGGCGACACCTTGCGCGCGATGACCGAATCACCGCTTTTCGGGACAGACCTGCAGGTCATCGTGGCTGCCAACGGCTGCACGGACGACACCGTCCAGATCGCGCGCTCCTTCGGCGTACAGGTGGTCGAGGTGGCCGAGGCGTCGAAGCCGGCGGCGTTGAACGCCGCCGACCCAATCGCCACGGGATCGGTGCTGATCTATCAAGATGCCGACAGTCGGGTCGACGCGGGGGTGCTGCGGCGGCTGGCGGCCGCCGTGGAGCGGCCCGGGGTGGAGGCCGCTGTTCCGCATCCTGAGATCGACGTCAGCGGGAGCGGTTGGCCGGTGCGGGCCTTCTACGCGATAAACGCGCGGCTGCCGGTGTTCCGTGGCCGGCTCTTCGGCCGGGGTGTGATCGCCATCTCGCGCACCGCGCGGCAGCGGTTCGACCGCTTCCCCGACATCACCGCCGACGACATGTTCCTCGATGCGGTGGTGGCCGCCGACGAGAAGGTCGAGATCGACGACCCGGTCCGGGTGCGGGCGCCCCGGCGGCTCGACGACCTGATCCGGCGGGTCGCCCGGTCCCGCGACGGCAACGACGAGTTCTGGCGCTTCGTGGCGGCCACCCCACCCGGCTACGACCTGCCGGCCGACCCGGTGCCCGGACCCAGCGCCTGGTCCTGGCTGCGGGACGTCTTGCTGCGGGCGCCGTGGTTGTTGCCGGCCGCGGTCTGCTACGTCGCGGTGGTGCTGCTCGCCGAGCGTCGGCGCCGGGCCCCGGACTGGAACGTCCGGTCCGGCTGGGGTCGGTCCGCGCCCTCCGAAGCGTAG
- a CDS encoding DUF4082 domain-containing protein, with amino-acid sequence MSDSPPAASRPRWWHGSHRRYGPRRGRLVFVVSTAVSLLAGTAVVTAFADGASADTYSFFADTDVSRVTTDPDTSPVELGLRFEADGPGSLTAVRFLKARGDRGSHPVTVWSGDGRRLASGTSSGESQSGWQQVELAEPVRIEAGQQYVVSYHTSRYRVAENFFTRRPVTAGPLSTVGAAGVYAYGGGGFPTEVYRASNYWVDVVFKPAADEPTAPPTTPPAGTPSATPGASPTASPTPAPTATSGRPVSLPLPRVPWEGGPSYYRAFPAAQRSGWTDPSFFPIGVWYESVLSQEDVDRDKAVGLNTYVMLTDNSQVEIIRRNGMSAIIPQPFKNRGDESVGWILGDEADMWGGPGNGTWTGNYPGQGPICTNTREGCGLDVMRREAASIPAGETGLRYANYGKGVMFWQSDDDAGKFVNGFSSVVSNDIYWYTDPHVCSAPAEGPSRGVTSRNCRRAANYGLTMERMRELDAMDGKRQPVWAFIEVGHPFTEDDAPTINGNQIAGAVMSSLIHEARGIQYFNHNFGGPCISQHVLRDRCGEAIRPAVTELNKRIAALAPVLNTQSYAWEFNAGLDTMLKAWDGSFYVFAMLGSKTATGSHRLTLPAELAGSRAEVLFENRTVPISGGAIQDNFAAEYTYHIYKITP; translated from the coding sequence TTGTCCGATTCGCCGCCGGCAGCATCCCGCCCCCGCTGGTGGCACGGTTCCCACCGGCGCTACGGCCCCCGGCGGGGTCGGCTCGTCTTCGTCGTCTCGACCGCGGTGAGCCTGCTGGCCGGAACCGCTGTGGTGACGGCGTTCGCCGACGGCGCCTCGGCGGACACCTATTCGTTCTTCGCCGACACCGACGTCTCCCGGGTGACGACCGATCCGGATACCAGCCCCGTCGAGCTCGGACTGCGCTTCGAGGCGGACGGACCGGGCTCGCTGACCGCGGTCCGGTTCCTCAAGGCCCGCGGTGACCGGGGCAGCCATCCCGTCACGGTCTGGTCCGGCGACGGTCGCCGGCTGGCGAGCGGCACGTCGAGTGGTGAGTCGCAGTCCGGCTGGCAGCAGGTCGAACTGGCCGAGCCGGTCCGGATCGAGGCCGGTCAGCAGTACGTCGTCTCGTACCACACCAGCCGCTACCGGGTGGCCGAGAACTTCTTCACCCGGCGGCCGGTCACGGCGGGACCGCTCAGCACGGTGGGCGCCGCCGGGGTCTACGCGTACGGCGGTGGCGGGTTCCCGACCGAGGTCTACCGGGCCAGCAACTACTGGGTGGACGTCGTCTTCAAGCCGGCGGCCGACGAGCCCACCGCGCCACCGACCACGCCACCGGCCGGTACGCCAAGCGCCACCCCCGGCGCGTCGCCCACCGCGTCGCCGACCCCCGCGCCGACGGCAACCTCGGGCCGTCCCGTTTCGCTGCCGCTGCCCCGGGTGCCCTGGGAGGGCGGGCCGTCGTACTACCGCGCGTTCCCGGCGGCCCAGCGGTCGGGCTGGACCGATCCGTCCTTCTTCCCGATCGGCGTCTGGTACGAATCAGTGCTCAGCCAGGAGGATGTCGACCGGGACAAGGCGGTCGGACTCAACACCTACGTGATGTTGACCGACAACTCCCAGGTCGAGATCATCCGGCGGAACGGCATGTCCGCCATCATTCCGCAGCCCTTCAAGAACCGCGGCGACGAGAGTGTCGGCTGGATCCTCGGCGACGAGGCGGACATGTGGGGCGGCCCCGGAAACGGCACCTGGACCGGCAACTACCCCGGACAGGGGCCGATCTGCACCAACACCCGCGAGGGTTGCGGCCTGGACGTGATGCGGCGCGAGGCGGCCTCGATACCGGCGGGCGAGACCGGCCTGCGGTACGCGAACTACGGCAAGGGCGTGATGTTCTGGCAGTCGGACGACGACGCGGGCAAGTTCGTCAACGGGTTCAGTTCGGTCGTCTCCAACGACATCTACTGGTACACCGACCCGCACGTCTGCTCCGCGCCGGCCGAGGGCCCGTCGCGGGGCGTGACGAGCCGGAACTGCCGGCGAGCCGCCAACTACGGGCTGACCATGGAGCGGATGCGCGAGCTCGACGCCATGGACGGCAAGCGTCAGCCGGTGTGGGCCTTCATCGAGGTGGGGCACCCGTTCACCGAGGATGACGCGCCGACGATCAACGGCAACCAGATCGCCGGTGCGGTGATGAGCTCGCTGATCCACGAGGCCCGCGGCATCCAGTACTTCAACCACAACTTCGGCGGCCCGTGCATCTCCCAGCACGTGCTGCGGGACCGGTGCGGAGAGGCCATCCGGCCGGCGGTCACCGAGCTCAACAAGCGGATCGCCGCGCTGGCGCCGGTGCTGAACACCCAGTCCTACGCATGGGAGTTCAACGCCGGACTGGACACCATGCTCAAGGCGTGGGACGGGTCGTTCTACGTCTTCGCCATGCTGGGGTCGAAGACCGCGACCGGTTCGCACCGGCTGACCCTGCCGGCGGAGTTGGCCGGCAGCCGGGCCGAGGTGCTCTTCGAGAACCGGACGGTACCGATCTCCGGCGGCGCGATTCAGGACAACTTTGCGGCAGAATACACATACCACATCTACAAGATCACTCCGTAA